A genomic window from Montipora capricornis isolate CH-2021 chromosome 8, ASM3666992v2, whole genome shotgun sequence includes:
- the LOC138060812 gene encoding monocarboxylate transporter 10-like isoform X2, whose translation MENLVVSTWVGSLAFGMTFLCGPIASSLCQRYSCRLVASVGSLIGVLGLLLTSFTESIYVIYLTYSVLWGFASSMNYAPTMLVLGEYFDKHLALANGIVTSGSGIGTLAMGPFYDFILSNMGWKTMLRILCGFSFVMLLSALMYRPLPAKYKRASRKHEKRPKLFDPSVWRMKSFVFWVVSMSLFFIGYFIPFIHLPNHAMNLGIPSSEASLLVGYLSISSTVSRFVFGIVLYHPKINRFYVLQISFMMMSVTCTLCPLALDYTGLIIYALSFGAFDGCFVLLIAITTSDIVGPEKLPSALGSLYGVNSISIIFGPPLAAFIFKVSGSYKNAFFVAGGAIALGTFTLSFVSFFMPYEETEDVKTDKEFSGEDSTAEKDSADNLRNSGNRSVLYDTNNFALRPSLSCLELNRLGDVCGSRCVLDKLERETDV comes from the exons ATGGAAAATTTGGTAGTATCAA CTTGGGTAGGCTCTCTCGCGTTTGGCATGACCTTCCTCTGCGGCCCCATAGCGAGCAGCTTGTGTCAAAGATATAGTTGTCGTTTGGTAGCATCTGTTGGAAGTCTTATCGGAGTTCTTGGTCTATTACTGACGTCATTTACTGAGAGCATCTATGTCATTTACCTGACATACAGTGTCCTTTGGGGCTTTGCGTCGAGCATGAACTATGCACCAACAATGCTTGTGTTGG gtGAATATTTTGACAAGCATCTCGCTCTCGCCAACGGTATAGTGACTTCAGGAAGTGGTATCGGCACACTGGCAATGGGACCCTTCTATGACTTCATCTTGTCAAACATGGGCTGGAAAACGATGCTTCGCATTCTTTGTGGTTTCTCCTTCGTCATGTTGTTGAGCGCGTTAATGTACCGTCCTCTCCCAGCAAAGTACAAACGTGCTAGTAGAAAACACGAGAAGCGACCCAAGCTCTTTGATCCGTCCGTGTGGAGGATGAAGTCGTTTGTATTCTGGGTGGTATCCATGTCTCTGTTCTTCATTGGTTACTTTATTCCTTTCATTCATCTG CCGAATCACGCAATGAACCTTGGCATTCCTAGTTCCGAGGCTTCTCTTCTAGTTGGTTACCTTTCCATTTCTTCCACTGTGTCACGTTTTGTCTTCGGTATTGTGCTTTATCATCCAAAGATAAATCGTTTCTATGTTTTGCAG ATATCTTTTATGATGATGTCCGTTACTTGTACGTTATGTCCGCTGGCTTTGGATTACACAGGGCTCATAATATATGCTCTTAGTTTTGGTGCATTTGATGGGTGTTTTGTTCTGCTTATTGCTATCACCACAAGCGACATCGTTGGACCGGAAAAGCTGCCGTCAGCTTTAGGAAGCTTGTATGGGGTTAATTCCATTTCTATAATATTTGGACCACCGCTGGCAG CCTTCATTTTCAAAGTATCTGGTTCATATAAAAACGCCTTCTTCGTGGCTGGTGGTGCCATAGCACTTGGAACTTTTactctttcctttgtttcgtttttcatGCCTTACGAGGAAACAGAAGACGTTAAAACAGACAAGGAATTTTCGGGAGAAGACAGTACAGCGGAAAAAGACTCAGCGGATAATCTAAGAAATTCTGGTAATAGGAGTGTTCTTTATGACACAAATAATTTCGCCTTACGGCCCTCGTTATCTTGTCTCGAATTAAACAGATTGGGGGATGTTTGTGGATCTCGCTGTGTACTCGATAAGCTTGAAAGAGAAACGGACGTCTGA
- the LOC138060812 gene encoding monocarboxylate transporter 10-like isoform X3 has translation MKKLKNILGSKAKTPKETSIQIPEVMIKEEAECPDGGYGWVICLAAAVIQFIILGIHNNFGLLYTHLMRDLKVDPTEAGEYFDKHLALANGIVTSGSGIGTLAMGPFYDFILSNMGWKTMLRILCGFSFVMLLSALMYRPLPAKYKRASRKHEKRPKLFDPSVWRMKSFVFWVVSMSLFFIGYFIPFIHLPNHAMNLGIPSSEASLLVGYLSISSTVSRFVFGIVLYHPKINRFYVLQISFMMMSVTCTLCPLALDYTGLIIYALSFGAFDGCFVLLIAITTSDIVGPEKLPSALGSLYGVNSISIIFGPPLAAFIFKVSGSYKNAFFVAGGAIALGTFTLSFVSFFMPYEETEDVKTDKEFSGEDSTAEKDSADNLRNSGNRSVLYDTNNFALRPSLSCLELNRLGDVCGSRCVLDKLERETDV, from the exons atgaagaaacTCAAGAACATCTTGGGAAGCAAAGCAAAAACGCCAAAAGAGACGTCAATTCAAATTCCAGAGGTCATGATCAAGGAGGAAGCTGAATGCCCCGATGGCGGATATGGTTGGGTCATTTGTTTGGCTGCTGCAGTTATccagtttattattttgggtATTCACAACAATTTTGGATTGTTATATACTCATCTTATGAGAGACTTAAAAGTGGATCCTACAGAGGCGG gtGAATATTTTGACAAGCATCTCGCTCTCGCCAACGGTATAGTGACTTCAGGAAGTGGTATCGGCACACTGGCAATGGGACCCTTCTATGACTTCATCTTGTCAAACATGGGCTGGAAAACGATGCTTCGCATTCTTTGTGGTTTCTCCTTCGTCATGTTGTTGAGCGCGTTAATGTACCGTCCTCTCCCAGCAAAGTACAAACGTGCTAGTAGAAAACACGAGAAGCGACCCAAGCTCTTTGATCCGTCCGTGTGGAGGATGAAGTCGTTTGTATTCTGGGTGGTATCCATGTCTCTGTTCTTCATTGGTTACTTTATTCCTTTCATTCATCTG CCGAATCACGCAATGAACCTTGGCATTCCTAGTTCCGAGGCTTCTCTTCTAGTTGGTTACCTTTCCATTTCTTCCACTGTGTCACGTTTTGTCTTCGGTATTGTGCTTTATCATCCAAAGATAAATCGTTTCTATGTTTTGCAG ATATCTTTTATGATGATGTCCGTTACTTGTACGTTATGTCCGCTGGCTTTGGATTACACAGGGCTCATAATATATGCTCTTAGTTTTGGTGCATTTGATGGGTGTTTTGTTCTGCTTATTGCTATCACCACAAGCGACATCGTTGGACCGGAAAAGCTGCCGTCAGCTTTAGGAAGCTTGTATGGGGTTAATTCCATTTCTATAATATTTGGACCACCGCTGGCAG CCTTCATTTTCAAAGTATCTGGTTCATATAAAAACGCCTTCTTCGTGGCTGGTGGTGCCATAGCACTTGGAACTTTTactctttcctttgtttcgtttttcatGCCTTACGAGGAAACAGAAGACGTTAAAACAGACAAGGAATTTTCGGGAGAAGACAGTACAGCGGAAAAAGACTCAGCGGATAATCTAAGAAATTCTGGTAATAGGAGTGTTCTTTATGACACAAATAATTTCGCCTTACGGCCCTCGTTATCTTGTCTCGAATTAAACAGATTGGGGGATGTTTGTGGATCTCGCTGTGTACTCGATAAGCTTGAAAGAGAAACGGACGTCTGA
- the LOC138060812 gene encoding monocarboxylate transporter 10-like isoform X1 produces the protein MKKLKNILGSKAKTPKETSIQIPEVMIKEEAECPDGGYGWVICLAAAVIQFIILGIHNNFGLLYTHLMRDLKVDPTEAAWVGSLAFGMTFLCGPIASSLCQRYSCRLVASVGSLIGVLGLLLTSFTESIYVIYLTYSVLWGFASSMNYAPTMLVLGEYFDKHLALANGIVTSGSGIGTLAMGPFYDFILSNMGWKTMLRILCGFSFVMLLSALMYRPLPAKYKRASRKHEKRPKLFDPSVWRMKSFVFWVVSMSLFFIGYFIPFIHLPNHAMNLGIPSSEASLLVGYLSISSTVSRFVFGIVLYHPKINRFYVLQISFMMMSVTCTLCPLALDYTGLIIYALSFGAFDGCFVLLIAITTSDIVGPEKLPSALGSLYGVNSISIIFGPPLAAFIFKVSGSYKNAFFVAGGAIALGTFTLSFVSFFMPYEETEDVKTDKEFSGEDSTAEKDSADNLRNSGNRSVLYDTNNFALRPSLSCLELNRLGDVCGSRCVLDKLERETDV, from the exons atgaagaaacTCAAGAACATCTTGGGAAGCAAAGCAAAAACGCCAAAAGAGACGTCAATTCAAATTCCAGAGGTCATGATCAAGGAGGAAGCTGAATGCCCCGATGGCGGATATGGTTGGGTCATTTGTTTGGCTGCTGCAGTTATccagtttattattttgggtATTCACAACAATTTTGGATTGTTATATACTCATCTTATGAGAGACTTAAAAGTGGATCCTACAGAGGCGG CTTGGGTAGGCTCTCTCGCGTTTGGCATGACCTTCCTCTGCGGCCCCATAGCGAGCAGCTTGTGTCAAAGATATAGTTGTCGTTTGGTAGCATCTGTTGGAAGTCTTATCGGAGTTCTTGGTCTATTACTGACGTCATTTACTGAGAGCATCTATGTCATTTACCTGACATACAGTGTCCTTTGGGGCTTTGCGTCGAGCATGAACTATGCACCAACAATGCTTGTGTTGG gtGAATATTTTGACAAGCATCTCGCTCTCGCCAACGGTATAGTGACTTCAGGAAGTGGTATCGGCACACTGGCAATGGGACCCTTCTATGACTTCATCTTGTCAAACATGGGCTGGAAAACGATGCTTCGCATTCTTTGTGGTTTCTCCTTCGTCATGTTGTTGAGCGCGTTAATGTACCGTCCTCTCCCAGCAAAGTACAAACGTGCTAGTAGAAAACACGAGAAGCGACCCAAGCTCTTTGATCCGTCCGTGTGGAGGATGAAGTCGTTTGTATTCTGGGTGGTATCCATGTCTCTGTTCTTCATTGGTTACTTTATTCCTTTCATTCATCTG CCGAATCACGCAATGAACCTTGGCATTCCTAGTTCCGAGGCTTCTCTTCTAGTTGGTTACCTTTCCATTTCTTCCACTGTGTCACGTTTTGTCTTCGGTATTGTGCTTTATCATCCAAAGATAAATCGTTTCTATGTTTTGCAG ATATCTTTTATGATGATGTCCGTTACTTGTACGTTATGTCCGCTGGCTTTGGATTACACAGGGCTCATAATATATGCTCTTAGTTTTGGTGCATTTGATGGGTGTTTTGTTCTGCTTATTGCTATCACCACAAGCGACATCGTTGGACCGGAAAAGCTGCCGTCAGCTTTAGGAAGCTTGTATGGGGTTAATTCCATTTCTATAATATTTGGACCACCGCTGGCAG CCTTCATTTTCAAAGTATCTGGTTCATATAAAAACGCCTTCTTCGTGGCTGGTGGTGCCATAGCACTTGGAACTTTTactctttcctttgtttcgtttttcatGCCTTACGAGGAAACAGAAGACGTTAAAACAGACAAGGAATTTTCGGGAGAAGACAGTACAGCGGAAAAAGACTCAGCGGATAATCTAAGAAATTCTGGTAATAGGAGTGTTCTTTATGACACAAATAATTTCGCCTTACGGCCCTCGTTATCTTGTCTCGAATTAAACAGATTGGGGGATGTTTGTGGATCTCGCTGTGTACTCGATAAGCTTGAAAGAGAAACGGACGTCTGA